From a single Nicotiana tomentosiformis chromosome 2, ASM39032v3, whole genome shotgun sequence genomic region:
- the LOC104089410 gene encoding presenilin-like protein At1g08700: MDGGSILETIGTEIIGVMSPVSICMFLVVLIVYSLSSISSSDQQVLRTAANLVYLESPTDTTSTKLEGALLNALVFVLLITLVTFLLVILYYYRFTNFLKYYIRFSAFFVLGSMGGSICLSLIQHFNIPIDSFTFVLLLFNFTIVGVISVFSQGVPILLNQMYMVALGIIVAAWFTKLPEWTTWVVLVALALYDLAAVLAPGGPLKILVELASSRDEELPALVYEARPNVGSRSGNRGPNLGLLLAGFSDGDSIELGVMSSGENVAQNGSENGEIGGVREVEIEGETSPLISDGHVANQEIRESSNESNRGRVMGREREREMEEEEERGRGIKLGLGDFVFYSVLVGRAAMYDLMTVYACYLAIISGLGCTLILLAVCRHALPALPISIALGVIFYFLTRLLMEPFVVGTSTNLLMF; the protein is encoded by the coding sequence ATGGACGGCGGCAGCATATTAGAAACGATCGGAACTGAAATCATCGGAGTAATGTCACCGGTCTCCATTTGCATGTTCCTCGTAGTTCTCATCGTCTACTCTCTTTCCTCAATTTCCTCTTCCGATCAACAAGTCCTCCGTACAGCTGCTAACCTAGTATACCTCGAATCACCCACCGACACCACTTCTACTAAACTCGAAGGCGCTCTCCTTAATGCACTCGTCTTCGTACTCCTTATAACTCTCGTTACATTTCTCCTCGTAATCCTCTATTACTACCGTTTCACTAATTTCCTCAAATATTACATCCGTTTTTCGGCGTTCTTCGTTTTGGGTTCAATGGGTGGGTCAATTTGTCTTTCACTAATTCAACATTTCAATATCCCGATTGATTCGTTTACTTTTGTACTACTGCTTTTTAATTTCACCATTGTTGGGGTTATTTCGGTCTTTTCACAAGGGGTTCCGATTTTGCTTAATCAAATGTATATGGTGGCTTTAGGGATTATTGTTGCAGCTTGGTTTACTAAATTACCTGAATGGACTACTTGGGTTGTGCTTGTTGCACTTGCTTTATATGATTTGGCTGCGGTTTTAGCCCCCGGGGGGCCGTTGAAGATATTGGTGGAGTTAGCTTCTAGTAGGGATGAAGAGTTGCCGGCTTTGGTGTATGAAGCCCGGCCCAATGTGGGTTCAAGATCAGGGAATAGAGGGCCTAACTTAGGGCTTTTGTTAGCTGGGTTTTCAGATGGGGATTCAATTGAGCTTGGGGTTATGTCTAGTGGCGAAAATGTGGCTCAGAATGGGAGCGAAAATGGGGAGATTGGTGGTGTTAGAGAGGTTGAAATTGAGGGGGAGACGTCACCATTGATAAGCGATGGGCACGTGGCGAATCAAGAGATAAGGGAAAGTAGTAATGAGAGTAATCGGGGTCGGGTTATggggagggagagagagagggAAATGGAGGAAGAGGAGGAGAGAGGGAGGGGGATAAAGCTTGGTTTAGGAGACTTTGTTTTCTATAGTGTGTTGGTGGGTAGAGCTGCAATGTATGATTTGATGACTGTTTATGCTTGTTATCTTGCTATTATAAGTGGGTTAGGTTGCACACTTATACTGTTAGCTGTGTGTAGGCACGCGTTGCCAGCGCTCCCTATATCCATTGCCTTGGGGGTTATCTTTTACTTCTTGACGAGGTTGTTGATGGAACCATTTGTTGTTGGGACTTCGACGAATCTTTTGATGTTTTGA